In the genome of Populus nigra chromosome 9, ddPopNigr1.1, whole genome shotgun sequence, one region contains:
- the LOC133703270 gene encoding protein DMR6-LIKE OXYGENASE 2-like: MSAMESQLADDELAASGGAEISDGFIPLIIDMEELQGPRRSEIVQQIGHACQHYSFFLVKNHGISEKNMNNILGTTREFFKLPEQEKLKFCTNDPNKSIKLFMGFKDEIQNVFIARESLRFSTYPFEDYVNGWPANPPSLRKDVMEYCTSVKRVEFALLEAMSESLGLEKDYIDKMLYNHGQKISMNYYPICQEQDLEFTRGVRPHTDPTIITILLQDNVPGFKVLNNGKWVDVGHIPNTLVIHVGDLLQVISNYRYKSLHHQVFINCERERVSVASYCYPSSDTTIGPAMELIDNDHPAIYRNFTYTEFYEEMWRAVVQHATDKRLDTFKSSVA, encoded by the exons ATGTCTGCCATGGAGTCTCAACTTGCTGACGATGAACTAGCTGCATCTGGGGGAGCTGAGATATCAGATGGCTTCATCCCTCTCATTATTGACATGGAGGAACTTCAAGGTCCTCGCCGCTCTGAGATTGTCCAACAAATTGGCCATGCATGCCAACACTATAGTTTCTTTCTG GTGAAGAACCATGGAATTTCAGAGAAGAATATGAACAATATATTGGGGACAACAAGGGAATTCTTCAAACTTCCAGAACAAGAAAAGTTGAAGTTCTGCACTAATGACCCTAACAAAAGCATCAAGctttttatgggttttaaaGATGAGATCCAAAATGTCTTTATCGCGAGGGAATCCTTAAGATTTAGCACTTACCCTTTTGAAGATTATGTGAATGGATGGCCTGCAAACCCTCCTTCATTGAG GAAGGATGTTATGGAGTATTGTACAAGTGTTAAAAGGGTGGAATTTGCACTTCTTGAGGCCATGTCTGAGAGCTTAGGATTGGAAAAGGATTATATAGACAAGATGTTATACAACCATggacaaaaaatatcaatgaacTATTATCCAATTTGTCAAGAACAAGATCTAGAGTTTACTCGTGGAGTGAGACCTCATACAGACCCAACTATAATCACTATTCTGCTGCAAGACAATGTGCCTGGATTTAAGGTTCTCAACAATGGCAAATGGGTGGACGTTGGTCATATCCCGAACACCTTGGTTATTCATGTTGGAGACCTACTACAG gTAATTAGTAATTACCGTTACAAGAGTTTGCACCACcaagtttttattaattgtgAGAGAGAGCGTGTATCTGTTGCCAGCTATTGCTATCCATCATCCGATACCACAATAGGGCCTGCTATGGAATTGATAGACAATGATCATCCAGCAATCTACAGAAATTTTACGTATACAGAATTTTATGAAGAAATGTGGCGAGCAGTAGTGCAGCATGCAACTGACAAGCGTTTGGACACCTTCAAGTCTTCTGTTGCCTGA